One genomic window of Bacillus mycoides includes the following:
- a CDS encoding YueI family protein, with product MVNKNVEDYLQEGIYGQKQNKPEERNMYLTTLRERVEIALTIGQVMQSNVYTEVTGSMRSSQSLQLFLNGSIAYPHLSKYIKLANEKNVPFTIVQNKGTETPIGLVLSHSTAVDKEHIYAEDDIFKQEMK from the coding sequence ATGGTAAATAAAAATGTGGAAGACTATCTCCAAGAAGGCATATATGGCCAAAAGCAAAACAAACCAGAAGAACGTAATATGTACTTAACTACATTACGTGAGCGTGTAGAAATCGCTTTAACCATCGGTCAAGTAATGCAAAGTAATGTGTATACAGAAGTAACAGGTAGCATGCGTTCTTCTCAATCATTACAACTATTCCTAAATGGTAGCATTGCTTACCCACATTTATCAAAATACATTAAATTAGCAAATGAAAAAAATGTTCCTTTTACAATTGTTCAAAATAAAGGCACAGAAACACCAATCGGTTTAGTACTATCTCATAGCACTGCTGTAGATAAAGAACACATTTATGCCGAGGATGATATTTTCAAACAAGAAATGAAGTAA
- the ablB gene encoding putative beta-lysine N-acetyltransferase, translated as MKYYESFSEQTKHYTVEGVLDYFNKRVRVDHYTGNVESIIQTIDELAEKHSFTKCIIKGKGEHVSTWLSFGFLLEATIPHYFQGHDAHFFVKYHNDERRNSIHWTEEDTILSGVKAKEVKGKIVPEEFVLRKATEEDAEELAIVFGKVFEVYPTPLNDASYVKQTMKEDDTIYYVYEFEGKIISTASAEMNVKEGNAELTNCATLPEYRKHGFMKSLLIKLEEELQEKSIFCSYTIARSLSFGMNAAFHQLGYTYTGRLANNCYIFDKLEDMNIWVKDLSSYSKAVRLPPQNSAVKQRS; from the coding sequence ATGAAATACTATGAATCTTTTAGTGAACAGACAAAGCATTACACAGTAGAAGGGGTTTTAGATTATTTTAATAAACGTGTTAGAGTTGATCACTATACAGGAAATGTTGAAAGTATTATACAAACAATCGATGAATTAGCAGAGAAACATTCTTTCACTAAATGTATTATTAAAGGAAAGGGAGAGCATGTTTCAACATGGCTCTCTTTCGGTTTCTTACTGGAAGCAACGATACCTCATTATTTTCAAGGACACGATGCGCACTTCTTCGTGAAATATCATAATGATGAAAGACGAAATAGTATTCATTGGACTGAGGAAGATACCATTTTAAGTGGTGTAAAAGCAAAAGAAGTGAAAGGAAAAATAGTCCCAGAGGAATTTGTGTTAAGAAAAGCGACAGAAGAGGATGCGGAAGAATTAGCAATTGTCTTTGGAAAAGTATTTGAAGTTTATCCGACACCTTTAAATGATGCGAGTTATGTAAAGCAGACGATGAAGGAAGACGATACAATTTACTATGTTTATGAATTCGAGGGGAAAATTATTAGTACAGCATCTGCTGAAATGAACGTGAAAGAAGGTAATGCAGAATTAACGAATTGTGCTACATTACCTGAATATCGAAAACATGGTTTCATGAAAAGTCTGTTAATTAAATTGGAGGAAGAGCTCCAAGAAAAATCTATTTTTTGTTCTTATACAATTGCTCGCTCGCTATCTTTCGGTATGAATGCAGCCTTTCATCAATTAGGCTATACATATACGGGAAGGCTTGCGAATAATTGCTACATTTTTGATAAGTTGGAAGATATGAATATATGGGTGAAAGATTTATCCAGCTATTCGAAAGCAGTAAGACTCCCGCCTCAAAATTCGGCTGTAAAGCAAAGAAGTTAG
- a CDS encoding DUF4397 domain-containing protein produces MTQSEIEKYGQEAARYEQLARYYQYSNPKRYVELYMKYHDAITKLVQAYEKRDSQEATLPSHMRIFHTAPHTPAVDIIINGQKVIKNISFKQFSPYLSLVQGKYRIDIVPVGNETPIFSALVPIMGNHAYTLAAVNSDNHLQLQPILDNTHLPSGQAKIRFAHFSPDTPVVNVNLKDGDHLFENVLFKQITDFLQVSPGTADIEVSLADTKKVLLTIPKFNVEPNTIYTISMVGYSTEDPKLETVILTN; encoded by the coding sequence ATGACTCAATCCGAAATTGAAAAATACGGCCAAGAAGCTGCACGTTACGAACAGCTCGCTCGTTACTATCAATATAGCAATCCTAAAAGATATGTAGAACTCTATATGAAATACCATGATGCAATTACAAAACTTGTACAAGCATATGAAAAGAGAGATTCGCAAGAAGCAACTTTACCGTCACATATGAGAATTTTTCACACAGCTCCCCATACACCAGCAGTTGATATTATAATAAACGGACAAAAGGTTATTAAAAATATTTCTTTTAAACAATTCAGTCCTTATTTATCATTAGTACAAGGTAAATACCGTATTGATATTGTCCCTGTCGGAAACGAAACTCCAATATTCTCAGCATTAGTACCAATAATGGGGAATCACGCTTATACCCTTGCAGCGGTCAATAGCGATAATCATCTCCAATTACAACCTATTCTTGATAATACTCATTTACCATCTGGTCAAGCAAAAATACGGTTTGCACATTTTTCACCAGACACTCCAGTAGTAAATGTAAATTTAAAAGATGGGGATCATTTATTTGAAAATGTACTCTTTAAACAAATAACAGATTTTTTACAAGTTAGCCCTGGTACAGCAGATATTGAAGTTTCACTTGCGGATACAAAAAAAGTACTATTAACCATTCCGAAATTCAACGTTGAACCAAATACAATTTACACAATTTCAATGGTAGGTTATTCAACTGAGGATCCAAAATTAGAGACCGTTATACTTACAAATTAA
- a CDS encoding aspartate aminotransferase family protein — MRDYLIKPLVGQPYPMISHGKGVYLYDQNGNKYFDGSSGAITAGIGHGVTEIAEVIKKQAEEIAFVYRSQFTSEPAEKLAKKLSDLSVGDLNWSFFVNSGTEANETAMKIAIQHFQERGIQGKHKILSRWMSYHGITMGALSMSGHPLRRQRFVSILEDYPTIPAPYCFRCPMQKVYPTCQLACATELERAIERIGAEHIAAFIAEPIIGAAGGAVVPPKEYYKVIKDICSHYDILFIADEVMTGLGRTGAWFAMEHWGVEPDIMTLGKGLGAGYTPMAATIVSDRVMEPILHGSRSVMSGHTLSANPLSAATALAVIEYMEKHNLPEKTAEKGEYLLKGLQKVQQQSTIIADVRGKGLLIGIELQPFTKASELISVAAKNGLLLYQAVSGQAGKEDSALLVAPPMTTTYSELDELLSIFVQSVEEMMQKGGHSIA; from the coding sequence ATGCGCGATTACTTAATTAAACCACTTGTTGGTCAGCCGTATCCAATGATTTCACATGGAAAAGGTGTTTATTTATATGATCAAAACGGAAATAAATATTTTGATGGTTCGTCAGGAGCGATTACGGCAGGTATTGGACATGGCGTAACAGAGATTGCGGAAGTTATTAAAAAGCAGGCAGAGGAGATTGCTTTCGTTTATAGATCACAGTTTACGAGTGAACCGGCTGAAAAATTAGCGAAGAAGTTGAGTGATTTAAGTGTAGGAGATTTGAACTGGAGCTTTTTTGTGAATAGTGGTACGGAAGCAAATGAAACAGCTATGAAAATTGCAATTCAGCATTTTCAAGAGCGTGGCATTCAAGGGAAACACAAAATTTTGTCGCGCTGGATGAGCTATCATGGTATTACGATGGGAGCTTTATCTATGTCGGGGCATCCGTTACGTAGACAACGTTTCGTATCAATTTTGGAAGATTATCCGACTATTCCAGCTCCATATTGTTTCAGATGTCCGATGCAGAAGGTATATCCAACATGTCAGCTTGCTTGTGCGACTGAACTAGAAAGAGCGATTGAACGAATTGGTGCAGAACATATTGCAGCTTTTATTGCTGAACCGATTATCGGAGCTGCTGGAGGCGCGGTTGTTCCGCCGAAAGAATACTATAAAGTAATTAAAGATATTTGTAGTCATTACGATATATTATTTATTGCGGATGAAGTAATGACTGGACTTGGTCGTACTGGTGCATGGTTTGCTATGGAGCACTGGGGTGTAGAACCGGATATTATGACGCTTGGTAAGGGGCTAGGAGCGGGTTATACACCAATGGCAGCGACAATTGTAAGTGACCGTGTTATGGAGCCGATTTTACATGGATCACGTTCTGTAATGAGTGGGCATACGCTTAGTGCAAATCCATTGTCTGCAGCAACGGCTTTAGCTGTTATTGAATATATGGAGAAACATAATTTACCTGAAAAAACAGCAGAAAAGGGAGAGTATTTATTAAAAGGTTTGCAGAAAGTTCAGCAACAATCTACAATCATTGCCGATGTGCGTGGAAAAGGATTGCTAATTGGAATAGAATTGCAACCGTTTACAAAAGCGTCGGAGCTTATTTCAGTTGCTGCTAAAAATGGACTGCTCTTATACCAAGCTGTTTCAGGGCAAGCAGGAAAAGAGGATAGTGCACTGCTTGTTGCACCACCAATGACAACTACATATTCTGAGTTAGATGAATTACTTTCAATTTTTGTACAGAGCGTGGAAGAGATGATGCAAAAAGGAGGGCATAGTATCGCATGA
- a CDS encoding CoA transferase subunit B — protein sequence MGMGVEVRDKIARRAAKEIQNGMLVNLGIGIPSLVPNHLPEDMNVMFHAENGIVGMGPTPSKGNEDENLCNAAGLPTSLITGASYFDSCMAFGMIRKGLLDVTILGSLQVSENGDLANWIVPGKRVPGIGGAMDLAQKAKRVVVVMNHVDKYGNAKIVSECTLPLTSKKCVDLIITDMAVMEVTPRGLVLQELMSPYTVEDVKRHTTADFHISSNLLVIE from the coding sequence ATGGGTATGGGCGTAGAAGTAAGAGATAAGATTGCAAGACGTGCAGCGAAAGAAATTCAAAATGGTATGCTTGTAAATTTAGGTATTGGGATTCCATCGCTTGTACCGAATCATTTGCCAGAAGATATGAATGTTATGTTTCATGCGGAAAACGGTATTGTTGGTATGGGACCAACGCCAAGTAAAGGGAATGAAGATGAGAATTTATGTAACGCAGCCGGTTTACCAACATCTCTCATTACAGGAGCAAGTTATTTTGATAGCTGCATGGCATTTGGCATGATTCGAAAAGGATTACTTGATGTTACGATACTTGGTTCGTTACAAGTAAGTGAAAATGGTGATTTAGCGAACTGGATTGTACCAGGAAAACGTGTTCCAGGTATTGGAGGAGCGATGGATTTAGCGCAAAAAGCGAAGCGGGTCGTTGTTGTGATGAATCATGTTGATAAATACGGAAATGCAAAGATTGTTTCGGAATGTACATTGCCATTAACCTCGAAAAAATGTGTAGATTTAATTATTACAGACATGGCTGTCATGGAAGTGACTCCAAGAGGACTTGTCTTACAAGAATTAATGAGTCCGTACACTGTAGAAGATGTAAAACGACATACGACAGCTGATTTTCATATAAGCTCAAATTTACTAGTAATTGAATGA
- the rocR gene encoding arginine utilization transcriptional regulator RocR → MTLLAVSTQEVIEAILGSIDEAIHAVDENGITIFYNTVAAKHDGSKIENVLGKHLLEAFPSLSRETSTLMKVLHTKKPIVHQVQHYQNLNGEDVCTVNTTLPIFIDGNIAGAVEIAKDYTTIQTLTDTIVDLQSKIKRSTSKKMVKKHVAFETIVTNDSRFKQTKELAQKVAPTDANVLIYGETGTGKELFVQAIHEASKRKNKPFIAQNCAALPESLLESLLFGTTKGSYTGAIERAGLFELVDGGTLFLDELNSMPLDLQAKMLRVLEDGVIRRIGDNKTRKVDVRVITAMNQPPEVCLRENKIRTDLYYRLNVFSLYIPPLRERTEDVLLLASYFLKEYNKSYKKGVLQIDKEAKERLQAYQWPGNVRELKHTIEHAVIITEGNSLTANCLPRTFRKEKLPKKKSILPLREALHQTEKELIDQALIETEGNILQAAKMLGIPRQTLQYKLSKYDKTAE, encoded by the coding sequence ATGACATTGCTAGCAGTTTCGACACAAGAAGTCATTGAAGCGATTTTGGGCAGTATTGATGAGGCTATACATGCAGTGGATGAAAATGGTATTACAATTTTTTATAATACAGTTGCTGCAAAACATGATGGATCGAAAATTGAGAATGTGCTAGGAAAACATTTATTAGAAGCATTCCCTTCATTATCTAGGGAAACGAGTACACTAATGAAAGTGTTACATACGAAAAAACCGATTGTACATCAAGTTCAGCATTATCAAAATTTAAATGGGGAAGACGTTTGTACGGTAAATACGACGCTACCTATTTTTATAGATGGAAATATTGCCGGTGCTGTTGAAATTGCGAAAGATTATACTACAATTCAAACGCTTACTGACACAATCGTAGATTTACAATCGAAAATAAAACGGTCGACTAGCAAAAAAATGGTAAAAAAGCATGTTGCATTCGAGACAATTGTAACAAATGATTCCCGCTTTAAACAGACGAAAGAGTTAGCTCAAAAAGTAGCCCCAACTGATGCAAATGTTTTAATATATGGTGAAACAGGAACAGGGAAAGAGCTATTTGTGCAAGCAATTCATGAAGCTTCTAAACGGAAAAACAAGCCATTTATTGCACAAAACTGCGCAGCTTTGCCAGAGTCGCTATTAGAAAGTTTATTGTTTGGAACTACAAAAGGAAGCTATACAGGGGCAATTGAACGAGCGGGATTATTTGAACTTGTAGATGGAGGAACATTGTTTTTAGATGAACTTAATTCAATGCCACTCGATTTACAAGCGAAGATGCTACGTGTATTAGAGGATGGAGTTATTCGTCGCATTGGTGATAATAAGACGAGAAAAGTAGATGTTCGCGTTATTACTGCAATGAATCAGCCTCCAGAAGTATGTTTAAGAGAAAATAAAATTCGCACTGATTTATACTATCGATTAAATGTGTTTTCATTATATATTCCGCCGCTTCGCGAAAGAACTGAGGATGTACTGTTATTAGCGTCTTACTTTTTGAAAGAATATAATAAAAGTTATAAAAAAGGTGTACTTCAAATTGATAAAGAGGCGAAAGAAAGATTACAAGCTTATCAATGGCCTGGAAATGTTCGTGAGTTAAAACATACGATTGAACATGCTGTCATTATTACGGAAGGGAATTCGTTAACAGCAAATTGCTTACCACGAACATTTCGGAAAGAGAAACTTCCGAAGAAGAAAAGTATATTACCACTTAGGGAAGCTCTTCATCAAACGGAAAAGGAATTAATTGATCAAGCATTAATTGAAACGGAAGGGAATATTTTGCAAGCAGCAAAAATGTTAGGTATTCCGCGTCAAACGCTTCAATATAAACTGAGCAAGTACGACAAAACCGCCGAATAA
- the atoD gene encoding acetate CoA-transferase subunit alpha has product MTTITNTFGKLKEIEEVISLFHDDMTLMFGGFGGIGSPPSLIQAVLDKGITNLNLIGNDTGFPDVGIGRLVTNERVKSLVTSHIGSNPNAGRQLNEGRLQIEFSPQGTLAERIRAGGVGLGGILVDVGVDTIVEEGKRTVEMNGKIYLVETALTAEVAIVYAKKADPFGNLVFDKSARNMNPHVAMAGDITIVEAEEIVPLGSLDPEEIVVPGVFVNYIVPSEGVNWKWVWA; this is encoded by the coding sequence ATGACAACCATTACAAATACATTTGGTAAATTAAAAGAAATAGAGGAAGTAATTTCTTTGTTCCATGATGATATGACATTAATGTTTGGGGGATTTGGAGGAATAGGATCCCCTCCATCTTTAATTCAAGCTGTTTTAGATAAAGGCATTACAAATTTAAATTTAATAGGAAATGATACTGGATTTCCTGATGTAGGAATCGGTCGTCTTGTTACGAATGAAAGGGTTAAATCTTTAGTTACTTCTCATATTGGTTCAAATCCAAATGCGGGAAGACAATTAAATGAAGGAAGATTGCAAATTGAATTCTCTCCGCAAGGAACACTCGCAGAGCGTATTCGCGCTGGTGGTGTAGGGCTTGGTGGTATTTTAGTTGATGTTGGTGTTGATACGATTGTAGAAGAAGGAAAGCGTACAGTTGAAATGAATGGAAAGATATATTTAGTTGAAACAGCTTTAACGGCTGAAGTCGCAATTGTATACGCGAAAAAGGCGGATCCGTTTGGCAATCTTGTATTTGATAAAAGCGCTCGTAATATGAATCCACACGTAGCTATGGCTGGTGACATAACGATTGTAGAAGCAGAAGAAATTGTTCCACTTGGAAGTTTAGATCCAGAAGAAATTGTCGTCCCAGGTGTATTTGTAAATTATATCGTGCCATCGGAAGGAGTGAATTGGAAATGGGTATGGGCGTAG
- a CDS encoding aldehyde dehydrogenase family protein, protein MKQHLYINGIWKSVGTYKPLYAPYSEETLAEIAQGTEDDVKEAVVSAKNAMKEMKKLSAYDRATILERVAQKMDERREEFAEIIAKEAAKPIRAARGEVDRTVQTYKFAAEEAKRIYGETLPLDAAPGAEGRIAYTIRQPIGVIGAITPFNFPLNLVAHKVGPAIAAGNTIVLKPADQTPLSSYALVELFEEAGLPKGAFNIISGPGSVVGEALVKDENVASITFTGSPKVGIGIKEKAGLKRVTLELGSNAAVIIDEDVELTDEIIERVKWGAFVNNGQVCISVQRVFVHECKMEEFITKLTKAMENVVVGDPLHEETDVSALISKNDVERINSWVEEAVKEGANVVYGGNKRDARIFEPTVLTNVPEYVSVQCQEVFGPLMTVNTFKEFDEALEQVNNSRYGLQAGVFTNNLCKAMRAIDELEVGGVMINDIPTFRVDHMPYGGVKESGTGREGIKYAIEEMTEMKLICIKK, encoded by the coding sequence ATGAAACAGCATTTATATATAAATGGGATATGGAAATCAGTAGGGACGTATAAACCATTGTATGCACCATATTCTGAAGAAACATTAGCGGAGATTGCGCAAGGTACAGAAGATGACGTTAAGGAAGCAGTAGTTTCGGCTAAAAATGCAATGAAAGAAATGAAAAAATTATCTGCATACGATCGCGCAACCATTTTAGAAAGGGTTGCACAAAAAATGGATGAGAGAAGAGAAGAGTTTGCAGAGATTATCGCAAAAGAAGCTGCAAAACCAATTCGTGCTGCACGGGGAGAAGTAGATCGCACTGTTCAAACATATAAGTTTGCAGCTGAAGAAGCGAAGCGAATATATGGTGAGACGTTACCATTAGATGCTGCGCCAGGAGCAGAGGGACGTATAGCGTATACAATTCGACAACCAATCGGGGTTATTGGTGCTATTACACCGTTTAATTTTCCACTTAATTTAGTAGCACATAAAGTGGGTCCAGCAATTGCGGCTGGAAATACTATTGTGCTAAAGCCAGCAGACCAAACGCCACTTTCGTCGTATGCATTGGTTGAATTATTTGAAGAAGCTGGTTTACCAAAGGGAGCTTTCAATATAATTTCTGGACCTGGATCTGTTGTAGGTGAGGCATTAGTAAAAGATGAAAACGTTGCTAGTATTACTTTTACAGGAAGTCCGAAAGTAGGTATTGGAATTAAGGAAAAAGCTGGATTGAAACGAGTGACGTTAGAATTAGGATCGAACGCTGCTGTAATTATTGATGAAGATGTTGAATTGACAGACGAAATAATTGAACGTGTAAAATGGGGCGCGTTTGTGAATAATGGACAAGTTTGTATTTCAGTACAACGTGTTTTTGTGCATGAATGCAAAATGGAGGAGTTTATTACAAAATTAACGAAAGCAATGGAAAACGTTGTAGTAGGAGACCCGCTTCATGAAGAAACAGATGTATCGGCACTTATTTCAAAAAACGATGTAGAACGTATAAATTCATGGGTGGAAGAGGCAGTTAAGGAAGGAGCAAATGTTGTATACGGTGGTAACAAACGTGATGCAAGGATTTTTGAACCAACTGTATTAACAAATGTTCCAGAGTATGTATCTGTTCAGTGCCAAGAAGTATTCGGTCCACTTATGACTGTAAATACATTTAAAGAATTTGATGAGGCTTTAGAACAAGTAAATAATTCACGTTATGGATTACAAGCAGGTGTATTTACAAACAATCTATGTAAAGCAATGCGTGCAATTGATGAATTAGAAGTCGGTGGTGTCATGATTAATGATATTCCAACGTTCAGGGTAGATCATATGCCTTATGGTGGTGTGAAAGAGAGTGGCACAGGCCGTGAAGGGATTAAATATGCAATAGAAGAAATGACAGAAATGAAATTAATATGTATTAAAAAATAA
- a CDS encoding BA2291 family sporulation histidine kinase: MEMEGMEVFPIDKDIKEVFCSHLKNNRHQFVENWKNKMIISEKDPFKQEVVQNGENLLELIIGLIMEDKDINYLQPLCEKMAIERAGADANIGDFVYNANVGRNELFEAMCELDVSARELKPIMAKIHICFDKLIYYTVLKYSEIISRNLEEKQQYINETHKERLTILGQMSASFVHEFRNPLTSIMGFVKLLKTDHPNLSYLDIISHELDQLNFRISQFLLVSKKEMWNESERFWLNDLFQDIIQFLYPSLVNANVLIEKNLPYPIPLVGYRSEVRQVVLNILMNSIDALESVKEERKIIIDAFEEDQAVRIVIKNNGPMIPAENVETIFEPFVTTKKLGTGIGLFVCKQIVEKHNGSILCRSNNDWTEFQITFQK; encoded by the coding sequence ATGGAAATGGAGGGAATGGAGGTTTTTCCAATCGATAAGGATATTAAAGAAGTATTTTGTTCGCACTTGAAAAACAACAGGCACCAATTCGTAGAGAACTGGAAAAACAAAATGATAATTTCCGAAAAAGATCCATTTAAACAAGAAGTTGTTCAAAATGGAGAAAATTTATTAGAGTTAATTATCGGACTTATTATGGAAGATAAAGACATTAATTATCTTCAGCCATTATGTGAGAAAATGGCTATTGAGCGTGCAGGTGCAGATGCGAATATTGGAGATTTTGTTTACAATGCAAATGTGGGAAGAAATGAACTTTTTGAAGCAATGTGCGAATTGGATGTAAGCGCCCGTGAACTGAAACCGATTATGGCCAAAATACATATTTGTTTTGACAAATTAATTTATTATACCGTTTTAAAATACTCAGAAATTATATCGAGGAATTTAGAAGAAAAACAGCAATATATAAATGAAACACATAAAGAAAGGCTTACGATTCTAGGGCAAATGTCGGCTAGTTTTGTGCATGAATTTCGTAATCCGCTAACTTCGATTATGGGATTTGTCAAGCTATTGAAGACAGACCATCCTAATCTATCGTATTTAGATATTATTTCACATGAATTAGATCAATTAAATTTTAGGATTTCGCAATTTTTACTTGTATCGAAAAAAGAAATGTGGAATGAATCGGAACGTTTTTGGCTAAATGACCTATTTCAAGATATTATACAATTCTTATATCCAAGTTTAGTTAATGCAAATGTTTTGATTGAAAAGAATTTGCCGTATCCTATTCCACTCGTTGGTTACCGGAGTGAAGTGAGGCAAGTAGTTTTAAATATTTTAATGAATTCGATTGATGCTCTTGAATCGGTGAAAGAAGAGCGGAAAATTATTATTGATGCATTTGAAGAGGATCAGGCTGTTCGCATTGTTATAAAAAATAATGGGCCTATGATTCCAGCAGAAAATGTAGAGACCATTTTTGAGCCATTTGTAACTACTAAAAAGCTAGGAACCGGTATTGGATTATTTGTATGTAAACAAATTGTAGAAAAACATAACGGATCCATATTGTGTCGTTCGAATAACGATTGGACAGAATTTCAAATTACGTTTCAAAAGTAA
- a CDS encoding peptidase, whose protein sequence is MEQLKKQVCDYIESHEEESVKFLTRLIQEKSVSGDESGAQAIVIEKLRELGLDLDIWEPAFNEMKDHPYFVSPRTSFTDSPNIVATLKGSGEGKSMILNGHIDVVPEGDVNQWDHHPYSGEKIGNRIYGRGTTDMKGGNVSLMLAMEAIVESGIELKGDIHFQSVIEEESGGAGTLAAILRGYKADGVIIPEPTNMKFFPKQQGSMWFRLHIKGKAAHGGTRYEGVSAIEKSMFVVDHLRKLEEKRNGRITDPLFKGIPIPIPINVGKIEGGSWPSSVPDSLILEGRCGIAPNETIEAAKEEFEGWIGELKEVDSWFIKNPVEVEWFGARWVPGELEENHPLITTLQHNFVEIEGNEPIIEASPWGTDGGLFTQIANVPTIVFGPGETKVAHYPNEYIEVDKMIAAAKIIACTLLDWCEVKK, encoded by the coding sequence ATGGAGCAATTAAAAAAACAAGTTTGTGATTATATTGAGAGTCATGAAGAAGAGAGCGTAAAATTTTTAACACGATTAATTCAAGAAAAGAGCGTATCTGGTGATGAAAGTGGTGCGCAGGCAATTGTTATTGAAAAGTTGCGTGAGTTAGGTCTAGACCTTGATATTTGGGAGCCTGCTTTTAATGAAATGAAAGATCACCCTTATTTCGTATCACCTCGTACAAGTTTTACAGATAGCCCGAACATTGTAGCGACTTTAAAAGGAAGTGGCGAAGGGAAATCTATGATTTTGAACGGGCATATTGATGTCGTGCCAGAAGGGGATGTAAATCAGTGGGATCATCATCCATACAGTGGAGAGAAAATAGGAAACCGCATATATGGACGTGGAACAACAGATATGAAAGGCGGCAATGTCTCACTTATGCTTGCGATGGAAGCGATTGTTGAATCTGGTATTGAACTAAAAGGTGATATACATTTTCAAAGTGTAATAGAAGAAGAGAGCGGTGGGGCAGGAACATTAGCCGCTATTTTACGAGGATATAAGGCAGATGGCGTTATTATTCCTGAGCCGACGAATATGAAGTTTTTCCCGAAACAACAAGGGTCAATGTGGTTTCGTCTACATATAAAAGGCAAAGCAGCACACGGTGGTACACGTTATGAAGGAGTAAGTGCAATTGAAAAAAGTATGTTTGTTGTAGATCATTTGAGAAAATTAGAAGAGAAGAGAAACGGTCGAATTACAGATCCGTTATTTAAGGGGATTCCGATTCCAATTCCAATTAACGTTGGGAAAATTGAAGGGGGAAGCTGGCCAAGTTCTGTTCCCGATTCATTAATTTTAGAAGGAAGATGTGGTATTGCGCCGAATGAGACTATAGAGGCAGCAAAAGAAGAGTTTGAAGGCTGGATTGGTGAATTAAAAGAAGTGGATAGTTGGTTTATAAAAAATCCTGTAGAAGTAGAATGGTTTGGAGCGAGATGGGTTCCTGGTGAACTAGAAGAAAATCATCCACTTATTACAACGCTTCAACATAACTTTGTTGAAATCGAAGGGAACGAACCGATTATAGAAGCTTCGCCGTGGGGAACAGATGGAGGTTTGTTCACACAAATCGCTAACGTACCAACGATAGTATTTGGTCCAGGAGAGACGAAAGTAGCACATTATCCAAACGAATATATAGAAGTTGATAAAATGATTGCTGCCGCAAAAATAATTGCATGTACATTACTAGATTGGTGTGAGGTGAAGAAATGA